In the Solanum pennellii chromosome 5, SPENNV200 genome, one interval contains:
- the LOC107020921 gene encoding uncharacterized protein LOC107020921, protein MSIVLGRNNSSDHRIKPSGFTAHEMTSMPIYNSPEFGIGDPRDDRSSSFSSSSSSSSIGRNSDDSPAGRSSSDGDGEEVQSSFKPGGLDNLGTLEEVLPIKRSISKFYAGKSKSFTSLADAASISSVKEIVKPEDAYTRKRKNLLVHNNFFGKNRSYLPGMGNRGIYKRPINSRSSSALAASVSCSDSSESLNSSPSSPCLTRPPLPPQTRRYRNESSLSPPDQKLNAWRSFSLSDLQGAAAAAPSLLGIKE, encoded by the exons ATGTCTATTGTGTTGGGAAGAAATAATTCAAGTGATCATCGGATCAAACCTTCTGGATTCACCGCCCACGAAATGACCTCTATGCCGATCTACAACTCGCCGGAATTCGGCATCGGAGATCCTCGGGACGATCGAAGTTCTTCTTTctcatcttcttcctcttcttcatcGATCGGAAGAAATAGTGATGACTCGCCGGCCGGTAGATCATCATCGGACGGGGATGGCGAAGAAGTACAGAGTTCATTTAAACCTGGAGGTTTGGACAATTTGGGGACCTTAGAGGAGGTTTTACCTATCAA GAGGAGCATATCAAAGTTTTATGCTGGTAAATCTAAATCTTTTACCAGTCTAGCAGATGCGGCTTCAATTTCCTCTGTGAAAGAAATTGTCAAGCCAGAGGATGCATACACCAGGAAACGCAAGAATCTGCTTGTGCACAACAATTTCTTTGGCAAAAATCGTAGTTATCTCCCAGGTATGGGTAATCGTGGGATTTACAAGAGACCGATCAACTCTAGAAGTTCATCAGCTCTAGCTGCAAGTGTGAGCTGCTCTGACAGTTCCGAGTCTTTAAACTCAAGCCCATCATCGCCTTGTCTCACTCGTCCTCCTCTTCCTCCGCAGACACGAAGGTATAGGAATGAGTCGTCATTATCTCCTCCTGACCAAAAATTGAATGCATGGAGGTCTTTCTCCTTATCTGATCTGCAAGGTGCTGCTGCTGCTGCGCCCAGCTTGTTGGGAATAAAGGAGTAA